From the Microbacterium thalassium genome, one window contains:
- a CDS encoding LLM class F420-dependent oxidoreductase → MEFGLHIADFTFDSGPAELGPALARHVRHAEDAGIQRITVMDHFWQLPGLGPVEHEMLEAYATMGFLAAHTRKSMLHVLVTGVLYRHPALLAKQVSTLNVLSGGRFGLGIGAGWNEQECRGLGFPFAPVAQRFRELEETIQICLQMWSDSEEPYEGAFWQLERTLNSPQNLTKPMLMIGGGGEKKTLKLVAQYADACNLSALGGMPAHKLDVLKAHCDDVGRDYDDIEKTAMIGVSPASTVDTVTEQVRELAGLGFTTTYVFSAGITEPARVVDLIADVAKQV, encoded by the coding sequence ATGGAATTCGGGCTCCACATCGCGGACTTCACCTTCGACAGCGGACCGGCCGAGCTCGGCCCCGCACTCGCGCGACATGTCAGGCATGCCGAGGACGCGGGCATCCAGCGCATCACCGTCATGGACCACTTCTGGCAGCTGCCGGGTCTCGGGCCGGTCGAGCACGAGATGCTCGAGGCCTACGCGACGATGGGGTTCCTCGCCGCGCACACCCGGAAGTCGATGCTGCACGTGCTCGTCACGGGCGTGCTGTACCGGCATCCGGCGCTGCTGGCCAAGCAGGTGAGCACCCTCAACGTGCTGTCGGGCGGTCGCTTCGGCCTCGGCATCGGCGCCGGGTGGAACGAGCAGGAGTGCCGCGGGCTCGGGTTCCCGTTCGCGCCGGTCGCGCAGCGGTTCCGCGAGCTCGAGGAGACCATCCAGATCTGCCTGCAGATGTGGTCGGACTCCGAGGAGCCGTACGAGGGCGCGTTCTGGCAGCTGGAGCGCACGCTCAACTCGCCCCAGAACCTCACCAAGCCGATGCTCATGATCGGCGGCGGGGGCGAGAAGAAGACCCTGAAGCTCGTCGCGCAGTACGCCGACGCGTGCAATCTGAGTGCCCTCGGCGGTATGCCGGCGCACAAGCTGGACGTGCTCAAGGCGCACTGCGACGACGTCGGCCGCGACTACGACGACATCGAGAAGACGGCGATGATCGGCGTCTCGCCGGCATCCACCGTCGACACCGTCACCGAGCAGGTGCGGGAGCTCGCCGGACTGGGGTTCACGACGACCTACGTCTTCTCGGCGGGCATCACGGAGCCTGCGCGCGTGGTCGACCTCATCGCGGACGTCGCGAAGCAGGTGTGA